From a region of the Neobacillus niacini genome:
- a CDS encoding DoxX family protein, with translation MKKIEVSTLILRVVLGVTFFIHGLVKFQGGIENIVGWFDSIGLPGALAYGVAVLEMAGGLALILGLGSRIVSGLFVVLMLGATVKVKLAGGFLGNGQGAGWELDLALLAMALFIAINDSKMFALDKVFFKGQNNQTQSL, from the coding sequence ATGAAAAAGATAGAAGTAAGTACATTAATTTTACGTGTAGTATTAGGGGTTACATTTTTTATCCATGGTTTAGTGAAATTCCAAGGCGGGATCGAAAATATCGTCGGCTGGTTTGATTCCATTGGTTTACCAGGTGCTTTAGCGTATGGTGTTGCGGTGTTAGAAATGGCTGGAGGACTTGCTTTAATACTTGGTTTAGGAAGCAGAATTGTATCAGGATTGTTTGTGGTATTAATGCTTGGAGCGACTGTTAAAGTGAAATTAGCAGGCGGCTTTTTAGGTAATGGTCAAGGTGCTGGCTGGGAATTAGATTTAGCATTACTAGCAATGGCATTATTTATTGCCATCAACGATAGTAAGATGTTTGCGTTAGATAAAGTGTTTTTTAAAGGACAAAATAACCAGACGCAATCACTTTAA
- a CDS encoding DODA-type extradiol aromatic ring-opening family dioxygenase, producing the protein MMPSLFIAHGAPLLAVENNEYTQFLNQMGDSLPRPKAIVLFSAHWESRAQKVSEVDEYDTIYDFGGFDPALYTIKYPAKGSQEISSEIMDLFRENGIPFDIETRRGLDHGAWVVLRLLYPNADVPVIALSVNPALTPEEQYKIGKSLAALRAKEVLIIGSGGTVHNLRAVNFADNGQVDTWAVEFDDWLAHHIHTWDTDSLFKYGSLAPNAQYAVPPYGNEHFIPIFYAMGAADDSQRAKLLHRSIRYGNLSHSVWQFGE; encoded by the coding sequence ATGATGCCATCACTGTTTATCGCTCATGGTGCACCGTTACTGGCGGTTGAAAACAATGAGTATACTCAATTTTTAAATCAAATGGGCGATTCTTTACCACGCCCAAAGGCCATTGTTTTATTTTCTGCCCATTGGGAGTCTAGAGCACAAAAAGTAAGCGAAGTAGACGAATATGACACCATTTATGATTTCGGCGGATTCGATCCAGCGCTCTATACCATCAAATATCCCGCTAAAGGATCACAGGAAATTTCTAGTGAAATCATGGATTTATTCAGGGAAAATGGTATTCCTTTTGACATAGAAACGAGACGAGGTTTGGATCATGGTGCGTGGGTGGTGCTTCGTTTACTTTACCCAAATGCAGATGTTCCTGTGATTGCACTGTCTGTCAATCCAGCTCTCACACCGGAAGAACAATATAAGATAGGAAAATCACTGGCTGCTTTACGTGCCAAAGAAGTTTTAATTATTGGCAGCGGGGGTACCGTTCATAATTTAAGGGCTGTGAATTTTGCGGATAATGGACAAGTAGATACATGGGCGGTTGAGTTCGATGATTGGTTAGCCCATCACATTCATACATGGGATACGGATTCATTGTTTAAGTACGGTTCACTAGCTCCCAATGCACAATATGCTGTACCTCCATATGGCAATGAACACTTTATTCCGATTTTTTATGCGATGGGAGCAGCGGATGATAGCCAGAGAGCGAAATTATTACATCGCAGCATCCGATATGGAAACCTGAGTCATAGTGTATGGCAATTTGGAGAGTAA
- a CDS encoding helix-turn-helix domain-containing protein, whose product MDIGAKIRAIRNRKKITIAQMCEGTGLSKGFISNVENNNTSPSISTLQTIANYLEVPLPYLLLEKKQHLRVVRKDERTTTSFNHLKIEHISSMGGLSLRSVEFPPGASIGDAHAHEGEECHLVLEGKICAEQGEDSVILEEGDSFSWNASVPHTVKNIGDCKAVVLIAVYSNTAF is encoded by the coding sequence CTGGATATCGGCGCAAAAATTCGAGCAATTAGAAATCGAAAAAAAATCACAATAGCCCAAATGTGTGAAGGGACTGGCCTTTCAAAAGGATTTATCAGCAATGTAGAAAACAACAACACCTCACCATCGATCAGCACGCTGCAAACCATTGCAAACTATTTAGAAGTTCCATTACCTTACTTATTATTAGAAAAAAAACAACATTTACGCGTAGTCAGAAAAGATGAAAGAACAACCACTTCATTTAATCATTTAAAAATTGAACACATTTCTTCCATGGGTGGATTAAGTTTGCGAAGTGTAGAATTTCCGCCTGGCGCCTCGATTGGGGATGCCCATGCGCATGAAGGGGAAGAATGTCATCTAGTGCTAGAGGGGAAAATCTGTGCCGAGCAAGGGGAAGATTCTGTAATTTTGGAAGAGGGTGACTCCTTTAGCTGGAATGCAAGTGTACCTCATACAGTGAAAAATATCGGGGATTGTAAAGCGGTTGTTTTAATAGCGGTTTATTCTAATACAGCGTTTTAG
- a CDS encoding alpha/beta hydrolase, which translates to MSAPMIYELRGPKEIHPDKKYPALFIMHGIGSNEQNMLSLVNGLEDQFYIFSIRGHLVQPPGYAFFTIEGYGKPHREVFDEGVNRLTSFIDYACEQYPLDTSHLYLLGFSQGAILAMTLGLTLGNKIKGIVALSGYIPAFVKEEYEIKPVNDVSVFISHGEMDQVLPFEWGTANNEYFRQLGANVTFKTYLEGHSVSLSNLQDFTNWLLQDLKK; encoded by the coding sequence ATGAGTGCACCGATGATCTATGAGCTTCGCGGTCCAAAAGAGATCCATCCTGATAAAAAGTATCCAGCATTGTTTATCATGCATGGAATTGGCAGTAATGAACAAAACATGCTGTCTTTGGTTAACGGATTAGAAGATCAGTTCTACATTTTCAGTATTCGCGGTCATCTCGTACAGCCTCCAGGCTATGCTTTCTTTACCATTGAAGGGTACGGCAAACCACATCGAGAAGTGTTCGATGAGGGTGTAAACAGGCTAACAAGCTTTATTGACTATGCTTGCGAACAGTATCCGCTAGATACATCTCATTTATACTTGTTAGGTTTTAGCCAAGGTGCAATTTTAGCGATGACGTTAGGTTTAACATTAGGAAATAAAATAAAAGGAATTGTTGCCCTAAGCGGTTACATTCCGGCCTTCGTTAAAGAAGAGTATGAGATCAAACCTGTGAATGACGTTTCCGTATTCATTTCACATGGAGAAATGGACCAAGTGCTTCCGTTTGAATGGGGAACTGCCAACAATGAGTACTTTCGTCAATTAGGTGCGAACGTTACTTTTAAGACTTACTTAGAAGGACATAGTGTTTCCTTAAGTAATCTTCAGGATTTTACAAACTGGTTACTACAAGATTTAAAAAAATAA
- a CDS encoding glycoside hydrolase family 18 protein, protein MKKRNLLLALVILITFTGGIFTGVLYSENKTEQASKPLKIEKASESVKNPEEKAIPEESIEESKVLLGYVQDFRDPNVVDYSKLTHAIFSFAHPTADGGILLNGDSAINNLRTMVKEADKHNTKVILAVGGWFHINGGESYEPFKAAISNPDSRTRLVNELTSIVDREQLDGIDIDFEHPRSKADAANLAAFAKELSEQLHPKGKELSIAVYAKIHAVTGTEIGFVVYEPSTFQHVDHVNIMAYDGQWDGGYHAANLSPYPFTEKIVNYWANLFDQNNLPKEKLVLGVPFYAQPEDPAIKQVSYAAIVNQDPANAANDTVSMNGTIYHYNGVETIIKKTNLALDHGFGGMMLWEAGHDSKGDNSLTTAIYDELVKSSDALAKK, encoded by the coding sequence ATGAAGAAACGCAATCTCCTCCTAGCCCTGGTAATCCTTATTACCTTTACAGGGGGAATTTTTACAGGAGTGTTATATTCCGAAAATAAAACAGAACAAGCGTCAAAACCGCTTAAAATAGAAAAAGCCTCAGAATCCGTAAAAAATCCCGAAGAAAAAGCAATTCCAGAGGAAAGTATAGAGGAATCAAAAGTGTTATTGGGCTATGTACAGGATTTTCGCGACCCGAATGTGGTTGATTACTCTAAGTTAACACACGCAATCTTCTCGTTTGCTCATCCGACAGCGGATGGCGGAATATTGCTAAATGGTGATTCAGCCATCAATAATTTACGAACGATGGTTAAGGAAGCTGACAAACACAATACAAAAGTAATTCTAGCGGTTGGCGGCTGGTTTCATATTAATGGCGGGGAATCCTACGAGCCATTTAAAGCAGCTATTAGCAATCCTGACTCTAGGACAAGACTAGTGAATGAACTTACTAGTATCGTAGACCGTGAACAACTAGACGGTATTGATATCGATTTCGAACATCCTCGTTCAAAAGCAGATGCTGCCAACTTAGCTGCCTTTGCAAAGGAACTAAGCGAACAGCTGCATCCAAAAGGAAAAGAGCTGTCGATTGCTGTTTATGCAAAAATTCATGCGGTGACAGGCACCGAGATAGGCTTTGTTGTTTATGAACCTTCTACTTTTCAGCATGTCGACCATGTAAATATTATGGCCTATGACGGTCAGTGGGATGGCGGATACCATGCCGCTAATCTATCTCCTTATCCGTTTACGGAGAAAATAGTAAACTATTGGGCAAATCTGTTTGATCAAAACAATCTTCCGAAAGAAAAGCTTGTTTTAGGAGTTCCTTTTTATGCGCAGCCTGAAGACCCTGCTATCAAACAGGTTTCTTATGCCGCTATCGTCAACCAGGATCCTGCAAATGCTGCGAATGATACGGTGAGTATGAATGGAACCATTTATCATTATAATGGTGTGGAAACCATTATAAAGAAGACAAATCTGGCACTTGATCACGGCTTTGGAGGAATGATGCTGTGGGAAGCTGGACATGACAGCAAAGGTGACAATAGCTTAACAACAGCAATATACGATGAATTAGTGAAATCAAGCGATGCCCTTGCAAAGAAATAA
- a CDS encoding rhodanese-related sulfurtransferase: MNQDYRVLLYYKYVHIENPEEVQQEHLQFCNELGLKGRIIIASEGINGTVSGTVEQTDAYIKYMDEHPLFAGTVFKIDEATEHAFKKMRVRLRPELVTLRLEDDVDPLETTGKHLKPKEFFEAMQREDTVVIDARNDYEYDLGHFRGAVRPDILNFRDLPDWIRENKEQFEGKKILTYCTGGIRCEKFSGWLVKEGFEDVSQLEGGIVTYGKDPEVQGQLWDGQLYVFDERIAVPVNQKEHVVVGKDYYTGEPCERYVNCANPECNKKILCSEENEHRHLRSCSHECRTHPRNRYVVQHGLSEEEVKERLMNLQA; the protein is encoded by the coding sequence ATGAATCAAGATTATAGAGTGTTACTGTATTATAAATATGTCCATATAGAAAATCCTGAGGAAGTTCAGCAAGAGCATCTTCAATTCTGTAATGAATTAGGTCTTAAGGGTCGGATTATTATTGCATCTGAAGGAATTAACGGTACTGTGTCCGGTACAGTTGAGCAAACTGATGCGTATATAAAATACATGGATGAGCACCCGCTTTTTGCTGGTACTGTTTTTAAAATTGATGAAGCAACAGAGCATGCGTTCAAAAAAATGCGTGTTCGTCTTCGACCAGAGCTTGTTACGCTACGTTTAGAAGATGATGTGGACCCTCTTGAAACAACAGGAAAGCATTTAAAACCGAAAGAATTTTTCGAAGCGATGCAAAGAGAAGATACGGTTGTGATTGACGCACGTAATGATTATGAATATGATTTAGGTCATTTCAGAGGCGCAGTTCGCCCTGATATCTTAAATTTCCGGGATCTGCCTGATTGGATTCGAGAAAATAAGGAGCAATTCGAAGGGAAAAAGATTCTTACGTATTGCACAGGCGGCATTCGCTGTGAAAAATTTTCTGGCTGGCTAGTAAAAGAAGGGTTTGAAGATGTTTCACAACTCGAAGGCGGTATTGTGACCTACGGAAAAGACCCAGAAGTTCAAGGGCAATTATGGGATGGACAGCTTTATGTATTTGATGAGCGCATTGCAGTTCCAGTCAATCAAAAAGAGCATGTGGTAGTTGGTAAGGATTATTACACAGGTGAGCCTTGTGAGCGTTACGTAAACTGTGCCAACCCTGAATGCAATAAAAAGATTCTCTGCTCTGAGGAAAATGAGCACCGTCATTTACGCAGCTGCTCACATGAGTGCAGAACGCACCCGCGAAACCGTTATGTCGTTCAGCATGGATTAAGCGAAGAAGAAGTAAAAGAAAGATTAATGAATTTACAAGCATAA
- a CDS encoding 4a-hydroxytetrahydrobiopterin dehydratase codes for MEKLLPSEVQEKLSSVPDWRLTDEKWIERKYRFRDYLKGIEFVNLAANLSEQVNHHPFISIDYKVVTVRISSWNARGLTSLDFELATKYDEFYLQTKS; via the coding sequence ATGGAAAAATTATTACCTTCAGAAGTTCAAGAAAAGTTATCCTCCGTTCCTGACTGGAGATTAACGGATGAAAAATGGATTGAGCGAAAGTATCGTTTTCGCGATTATTTAAAAGGAATTGAATTTGTAAATCTTGCAGCAAACCTTTCTGAGCAGGTTAACCATCACCCATTTATTTCAATAGACTATAAGGTCGTAACAGTAAGAATTTCGTCTTGGAATGCTAGGGGTTTAACGTCTTTGGATTTTGAATTAGCCACAAAATACGATGAATTTTATCTACAAACGAAAAGTTAA
- a CDS encoding metallophosphoesterase, whose product MWAVGIGMILLYNVLIFYIGYNIWVWLKQMSGDRKSIKIMFWVVLVLFAYSFVFSRWLDESLFFTWLGAAWLSLFYFLIMLLPIANLAVFLRRYTKIQKEKFVKWTGFIVLVVIVGSFLFGVFNAYSPIVTTYELTIPKQVEGKQSLKIIMASDMHFGDLSGSGQAKKLVDYINAEKPDLVLFPGDIIDDDITPFLEKGIPELLKQIQAPVYASLGNHDRDDVDLVKIFNNSGMKVLDDEVLNLPEGIVLVGRKDRGYQDVVRAELSALMKQVDVTKPVFLLEHQPYDLDIAEKNGVDLILSGHTHRGQVAPGNLITNKIFENDFGYLKKGQLQSIVSSGYGVWGLPLRIGTRSEIVQINVTFD is encoded by the coding sequence GTGTGGGCTGTTGGAATAGGAATGATCTTACTATATAATGTATTGATTTTTTACATTGGCTATAATATTTGGGTTTGGCTGAAACAAATGAGTGGTGACCGAAAGAGTATAAAAATAATGTTCTGGGTTGTACTCGTTCTTTTTGCTTATTCTTTCGTTTTCTCACGCTGGCTGGATGAGAGTTTATTTTTTACATGGCTCGGTGCCGCGTGGCTATCATTATTTTATTTTCTGATAATGCTACTACCCATTGCCAATTTAGCGGTTTTTTTAAGAAGATATACAAAGATACAGAAAGAGAAGTTTGTTAAATGGACAGGTTTCATCGTATTAGTTGTGATTGTTGGTTCATTCTTATTCGGAGTGTTTAATGCCTACAGCCCTATAGTGACTACATATGAGTTAACGATCCCGAAACAGGTAGAAGGGAAACAAAGCCTGAAAATTATTATGGCTTCGGATATGCATTTCGGGGATTTGTCTGGCAGCGGGCAGGCTAAAAAACTTGTGGATTATATTAATGCTGAAAAACCTGACCTCGTACTTTTTCCAGGAGATATTATTGATGATGATATTACACCTTTTCTTGAAAAGGGAATTCCAGAGCTACTGAAACAAATCCAAGCTCCTGTTTATGCTTCCTTAGGGAATCATGATCGTGATGACGTCGATCTTGTAAAGATTTTTAATAATAGCGGCATGAAGGTATTAGATGACGAAGTCCTGAACCTTCCTGAAGGGATTGTCCTTGTGGGCAGGAAGGACAGAGGATATCAGGATGTTGTAAGAGCTGAGCTTTCAGCGTTAATGAAGCAGGTCGATGTTACGAAACCCGTATTCCTACTTGAACATCAGCCCTATGATTTAGATATCGCTGAGAAAAACGGGGTTGACCTTATTTTATCAGGTCACACACATCGAGGTCAGGTAGCACCAGGTAACCTGATTACGAACAAGATTTTTGAAAATGATTTTGGCTATCTGAAGAAAGGGCAGCTCCAATCCATTGTCTCCTCTGGCTATGGTGTGTGGGGATTGCCGCTCCGAATTGGTACACGTTCAGAAATCGTCCAAATTAATGTTACATTTGACTAA